The proteins below come from a single Mustela nigripes isolate SB6536 chromosome 14, MUSNIG.SB6536, whole genome shotgun sequence genomic window:
- the CELSR2 gene encoding cadherin EGF LAG seven-pass G-type receptor 2 isoform X1, with protein sequence MQSRAARAPLPTPLPPPPPLLLPLLLLLLLLLPPLLGDQVGPCRSLGPGGRGSSGACAPVGWLCPASASNLWLYTSRCRDAGTELTGHLVPHHDGLRVWCPESGAHIPLPPAPEGCPWSCRLLGIGGHLSPQGKLTLPQEHPCLKAPRLRCQSCKLMQTPGLRAGERSTEESMGGRWKRNVNTAPQFQPPSYQATVPENQPAGTPVASLRAIDPDEGEAGRLEYTMDALFDSRSKHFFSLDPITGAVTTAEELDRETKSTHVFRVTAQDHGMPRRSALATLTILVTDTNDHDPVFEQQEYKESLRENLEVGYEVLTVRATDGDAPPNANILYRLLEGPGGSPSEVFEIDPRSGVIRTRGPVDREEVESYQLTVEASDQGRDPGPRSATAAVFLSVEDDNDNAPQFSEKRYVVQVREDVTPGAPVLRVTASDRDKGSNALVHYSIMSGNARGQFYLDAQTGALDVVSPLDYETTKEYTLRVRAQDGGRPPLSNVSGLVTVQVLDINDNAPIFVSTPFQATVLESVPLGYLVLHVQAIDADAGDNARLEYRLAGVGHDFPFAINNGTGWISVAAELDREEVDFYSFGVEARDHGTPMLTASASVSVTILDVNDNNPTFTQPEYTVRLNEDAAVGTSVVTVSAVDRDAHSVITYQITSGNTRNRFSITSQSGGGLVSLALPLDYKLERQYVLAVTASDGTRQDTAQVVVNVTDANTHRPVFQSSHYTVNVNEDRPAGTTVVLISATDEDTGENARITYFMEDSIPQFRIDADTGAVTTQAELDYEDQVSYTLAITARDNGIPQKSDTTYLEILVNDVNDNAPQFLRDSYQGSVYEDVPPFTSVLQISATDRDSGLNGRVFYTFQGGDDGDGDFIVESTSGIVRTLRRLDRENVAQYVLRAYAVDKGMPPARTPMEVTVTVLDVNDNPPVFEQDEFDVFVEENSPIGLAVARVTATDPDEGTNAQIMYQIVEGNIPEVFQLDIFSGELTALVDLDYEDRPEYILVIQATSAPLVSRATVHVRLLDRNDNPPVLGNFEILFNNYVTNRSSSFPGGAIGRVPAHDPDISDSLTYSFERGNELSLVLLNASTGELRLSRALDNNRPLEAIMSVLVSDGVHSVTAQCALRVTIITDEMLTHSITLRLEDMSPERFLSPLLGLFIQAVAATLATPPDHVVVFNVQRDTDAPGGHILNVSLSVGQPPGPGGGPPFLPSEDLQERLYLNRSLLTAISAQRVLPFDDNICLREPCENYMRCVSVLRFDSSAPFIASSSVLFRPIHPVGGLRCRCPPGFTGDYCETEVDLCYSRPCGPHGRCRSREGGYTCLCRDGYTGEHCEVSARSGRCTPGVCKNGGTCVNLLVGGFKCDCPSGDFEKPYCQVTTRSFPARSFITFRGLRQRFHFTLALSFATKERDGLLLYNGRFNEKHDFVALEVIQEQVQLTFSAGESTTTVSPFVPGGVSDGQWHTVQLKYYNKPLLGQTGLPQGPSEQKVAVVTVDGCDTGVALRFGAVLGNYSCAAQGTQGGSKKSLDLTGPLLLGGVPDLPESFPVRTRHFVGCMRNLQVDSRHVDMADFIANNGTVPGCPAKKNVCDSSTCNNGGTCVNQWDAFSCECPLGFGGKSCAQEMANPQRFLGSSLVAWHGLSLPISQPWHLSLMFRTRQANGVLLQAVTRGRSTITLQLREGHVVLSVEGTGLQASSLRLEPGRANDGDWHHAQLALGASGGPGHAILSFDYGQQRAEGNLGPRLHGLHLSNITVGGVPGPAGGVTRGFRGCLQGVRVSETPEGVSGLDPSRGESINVEPGCSLPDPCDSNPCPANSYCSDDWDSYSCSCDPGYYGDNCTNVCDLNPCEHQSVCIRKPSAPHGYTCECPQNYLGPYCETRIDQPCPRGWWGHPTCGPCNCDVSKGFDPDCNKTSGECHCKENHYRPPGSPTCLLCDCYPTGSLSRVCDPEDGQCPCKPGVIGRQCDRCDNPFAEVTTNGCEVNYDSCPRAIEAGIWWPRTRFGLPAAAPCPKGSFGTAVRHCDEHRGWLPPSLFNCTSVTFSELKGFAERLQRNESGLDSGRSQRLALLLRNATQHTAGYFGSDVKVAYQLATRLLAHESAQRGFGLSATQDVHFTENLLRVGSALLDAANKRHWELIQQTEGGTAWLLQHYEAYASALAQNMRHTYLNPFTIITPNIVISVVRLDKGNFAGAKLPRYEALRGERPPDLETTVILPDSVFRETPTMVRPAGPGEAQEPEELARRQRRHPELSQGEAVASVIIYRTLAGLLPHNYDPDKRSLRVPKRPVINTPVVSISVHDDEELLPRALDKPVTVQFRLLETEERTKPICVFWNHSILVSGTGGWSARGCEVVFRNESHVSCQCNHMTSFAVLMDVSRRENGEILPLKTLTYVALGVTLAALLLAFLFLTVLRALRSNQHGIRRNLTAALGLAQLVFLLGINQADLPFACTVIAILLHFLYLCTFSWALLEALHLYRALTEVRDVNAGPMRFYYMLGWGVPAFITGLAVGLDPEGYGNPDFCWLSIYDTLIWSFAGPVAFAVSMSVFLYILAARASCAAQRQGFEKKGPVSGLRPSFAVLLLLSATWLLALLSVNSDTLLFHYLFAACNCVQGPFILLSYVVLSKEVRKALKFACSRKASPDPALTTKSTLTSSYNCPSPYADGRLYQPYGDSAGSLHSASRSGKSQPSYIPFLLREESTLNPGQGPPGLGDPGSLFLEGQDQQHDPDTDSDSDLSLEDDQSGSYASTHSSDSEEEEEEEEEGAVFPGEPGWDSLLGPGAERLPLHSTPKDGGPGPGKAPWPGDFGTTAKESSGNGASEERPWENGDVLPREGSLGPLPGPSAQPHKGILKKKCLPTISEKSSLLRLPLEQGTGSSRGSSASEGSRGGPPPRPPPRQSLQEQLNGVMPIAMSIKAGTVDEDSSGSEFLFFNFLH encoded by the exons ATGCAGAGCCGGGCAGCCCGCGCCCCCCTTCCAACGccactgccgccgccgccgccgctgctgctgccgctgttgctgctactgctgctgctgctgccgccacTGCTGGGAGACCAAGTGGGGCCCTGTCGTTCCCTGGGGCCCGGGGGACGTGGCTCCTCAGGGGCCTGTGCCCCCGTGGGCTGGCTCTGTCCAGCCTCAGCTTCCAACCTCTGGCTCTACACCAGCCGCTGCAGGGATGCAGGGACAGAGCTGACTGGCCACTTGGTGCCCCACCACGACGGTCTCAGGGTCTGGTGTCCAGAATCCGGAGCTCACATCCCTCTGCCGCCAGCCCCTGAAGGCTGCCCATGGAGCTGTCGCCTCTTGGGCATTGGAGGCCACCTCTCCCCGCAGGGCAAGCTCACCCTGCCCCAGGAACACCCGTGCTTAAAGGCTCCACGGCTGAGATGCCAGTCCTGCAAGCTGATGCAGACCCCAGGGCTCAGGGCAGGGGAAAGGTCAACAGAAGAGTCCATGGGCGGGCGTTGGAAAAGGAATGTGAATACAGCCCCCCAGTTCCAGCCCCCCAGCTACCAGGCCACAGTGCCTGAGAACCAGCCAGCTGGAACTCCGGTGGCATCCCTGCGGGCCATTGACCCAGATGAGGGTGAGGCAGGCCGTCTTGAGTATACCATGGATGCCCTCTTTGATAGCCGCTCCaaacatttcttctctctggacCCAATCACCGGTGCTGTAACCACGGCGGAAGAGCTGGATCGGGAGACCAAGAGCACCCACGTCTTCAGGGTCACGGCGCAGGATCACGGCATGCCCCGACGCAGTGCCCTGGCCACACTCACCATTTTGGTGACAGACACCAATGATCATGACCCTGTTTTTGAGCAGCAGGAATACAAGGAGAGCCTCAGGGAGAACCTGGAGGTTGGCTATGAGGTGCTCACTGTCAGAGCTACAGACGGTGATGCCCCTCCCAATGCCAATATTCTGTACCGCTTGTTGGAGGGGCCTGGCGGCAGCCCCTCAGAAGTCTTTGAGATTGACCCTCGCTCTGGGGTGATCCGAACCCGTGGCCCCGTGGATAGGGAAGAGGTAGAATCCTATCAGTTGACAGTGGAGGCAAGTGACCAGGGTCGGGACCCAGGACCACGGAGCGCCACGGCTGCTGTGTTCCTGTCTGTGGAGGATGACAATGACAATGCCCCTCAGTTCAGTGAGAAGCGCTATGTGGTCCAGGTGCGCGAGGATGTGACCCCGGGGGCCCCAGTACTCCGCGTCACAGCCTCGGATAGAGACAAGGGCAGTAATGCTCTGGTGCACTATAGCATCATGAGTGGCAATGCTCGGGGACAATTCTATCTGGATGCCCAGACGGGGGCTCTGGACGTGGTGAGCCCTCTTGACTATGAGACAACCAAGGAGTATACCCTCCGGGTTCGGGCACAAGATGGCGGCCGCCCCCCGCTCTCCAATGTCTCTGGCCTAGTGACAGTGCAAGTCCTGGATATCAATGACAATGCCCCTATCTTTGTCAGCACGCCCTTCCAGGCTACTGTGCTGGAGAGTGTCCCCTTAGGCTACCTGGTTCTCCATGTCCAAGCCATCGACGCTGACGCAGGTGACAATGCCCGCCTGGAATACCGCCTTGCTGGGGTTGGACATGACTTCCCCTTTGCCATCAACAATGGCACAGGCTGGATCTCTGTCGCAGCTGAGCTGGACCGGGAAGAGGTGGATTTCTATAGCTTTGGGGTAGAAGCCCGGGACCATGGCACCCCAATGCTCACTGCTTCAGCCAGTGTCAGCGTGACCATCCTAGATGTCAATGACAACAACCCCACCTTCACCCAACCAGAGTACACTGTGAGACTCAATGAGGATGCGGCCGTGGGCACCAGCGTGGTGACAGTGTCGGCTGTGGACCGTGATGCCCACAGTGTCATCACCTACCAGATCACCAGCGGCAATACCCGCAACCGCTTTTCCATCACCAGCCAGAGTGGTGGTGGTCTGGTGTCACTTGCCCTGCCGTTGGACTACAAACTTGAGCGGCAATATGTACTAGCGGTCACAGCATCTGACGGCACGCGGCAGGACACAGCACAGGTGGTAGTGAATGTCACAGATGCCAACACCCATCGTCCGGTCTTTCAGAGCTCCCACTATACAGTGAACGTCAATGAGGACCGGCCCGCTGGCACCACGGTGGTGCTCATCAGCGCCACGGATGAGGACACAGGTGAGAATGCCCGCATCACCTACTTTATGGAGGATAGCATCCCCCAGTTCCGCATTGATGCCGACACAGGGGCTGTCACCACCCAGGCTGAGTTAGACTATGAGGACCAAGTGTCCTATACCCTGGCCATCACCGCCCGTGACAATGGCATCCCCCAGAAGTCTGACACCACCTACCTGGAGATCCTAGTGAATGATGTGAATGACAACGCCCCACAGTTCCTGCGTGACTCCTACCAGGGCAGCGTCTATGAGGATGTGCCCCCCTTCACCAGTGTCCTGCAGATCTCAGCCACTGACCGTGACTCTGGCCTTAATGGCAGGGTCTTCTACACCTTCCAAGGGGGTGATGATGGAGATGGTGACTTCATCGTAGAGTCCACGTCAGGCATCGTGAGAACCCTTCGGAGGCTAGACCGTGAGAATGTGGCCCAGTATGTTTTGCGGGCATATGCGGTAGACAAGGGGATGCCTCCAGCCCGCACACCCATGGAAGTGACGGTCACCGTGTTGGATGTGAATGACAATCCACCTGTCTTCGAGCAGGACGAGTTTGACGTGTTCGTTGAAGAGAACAGCCCCATTGGCCTGGCTGTGGCCCGCGTCACAGCCACTGACCCCGACGAAGGCACCAATGCCCAGATTATGTACCAGATCGTGGAGGGCAACATCCCTGAGGTCTTCCAGCTGGACATCTTCTCTGGGGAGTTGACTGCCTTGGTGGACTTGGACTATGAGGACCGGCCCGAATATATCCTGGTCATCCAGGCCACGTCAGCTCCCCTGGTGAGCCGGGCCACAGTCCACGTCCGCCTGCTTGACCGCAATGACAACCCACCCGTGCTGGGCAACTTTGAGATCCTTTTCAACAACTACGTCACCAACCGTTCAAGCAGTTTCCCTGGGGGTGCCATTGGCCGCGTGCCTGCCCATGACCCTGACATTTCAGACAGCCTGACCTACAGTTTTGAGCGGGGGAATGAACTCAGCCTGGTCCTGCTCAATGCCTCCACAGGCGAGCTGAGGCTGAGCCGGGCACTGGACAACAACCGTCCTCTGGAGGCCATCATGAGTGTGCTGGTGTCAG ACGGCGTGCACAGTGTGACCGCCCAGTGTGCACTGCGTGTCACCATCATCACGGATGAGATGCTCACACACAGCATCACACTGCGCCTAGAGGACATGTCGCCAGAGCGCTTCCTCTCCCCCCTACTGGGGCTCTTTATCCAGGCGGTGGCGGCCACGCTGGCCACCCCCCCAGACCACGTGGTGGTCTTCAACGTGCAGCGGGACACCGATGCCCCTGGCGGCCACATCCTCAATGTCAGCCTGTCCGTGGGCCAGCCGCCGGGGCCCGGAGGCGGGCCGCCCTTTCTGCCCTCTGAGGACCTGCAGGAGCGCCTGTACCTCAACCGCAGCCTGCTCACGGCCATCTCGGCACAGCGCGTGCTGCCCTTCGACGACAACATCTGCCTGCGCGAGCCCTGCGAGAACTACATGCGCTGTGTGTCGGTGCTGCGCTTTGACTCCTCCGCGCCCTTCATCGCCTCCTCCTCCGTGCTCTTCCGGCCCATCCACCCTGTCGGAGGTCTGCGCTGCCGCTGCCCGCCTGGCTTCACGGGAGACTACTGCGAGACGGAGGTGGACCTCTGCTACTCACGGCCGTGCGGGCCCCACGGGCGCTGCCGCAGCCGTGAGGGCGGCTACACCTGCCTCTGCCGCGACGGCTACACAG GTGAGCACTGTGAAGTGAGTGCCCGCTCAGGCCGTTGCACGCCAGGTGTCTGCAagaatgggggcacctgcgtCAACCTGCTGGTGGGTGGCTTCAAGTGCGACTGCCCGTCTGGAGACTTCGAGAAGCCCTACTGCCAAGTGACCACACGCAGCTTCCCTGCCCGCTCCTTCATCACCTTCCGTGGCCTGCGCCAGCGCTTCCACTTCACCCTGGCCCTCTC GTTCGCCACCAAGGAGCGTGACGGGCTGCTGTTATACAACGGACGCTTCAACGAGAAGCATGACTTTGTGGCCCTCGAGGTGATCCAGGAGCAGGTCCAGCTCACCTTCTCTGCAG GGGAGTCGACCACCACCGTGTCCCCATTCGTGCCTGGAGGGGTCAGTGATGGCCAGTGGCACACGGTGCAGCTGAAGTACTACAATAAG CCACTGTTAGGGCAGACGGGGCTCCCACAGGGCCCATCGGAACAGAAGGTGGCTGTGGTGACTGTGGATGGCTGTGACACGGGGGTGGCCCTGCGCTTTGGAGCTGTCCTGGGCAACTACTCCTGTGCTGCCCAGGGCACCCAGGGGGGCAGCAAAaa GTCTCTGGACCTGACAGGGCCCCTGCTGCTGGGTGGGGTCCCCGACCTGCCTGAGAGCTTCCCGGTCCGCACTCGGCACTTTGTGGGCTGCATGAGGAACCTGCAGGTGGACAGCCGGCATGTGGACATGGCCGACTTCATTGCCAACAATGGCACTGTGCCTG gCTGCCCTGCCAAGAAGAACGTGTGTGACAGCAGTACCTGCAACAACGGGGGCACCTGTGTGAACCAGTGGGACGCATTCAGCTGCGAGTGTCCTCTGGGCTTCGGGGGCAAGAGCTGTGCTCAGG AAATGGCCAACCCGCAGCGCTTCCTGGGCAGCAGCCTGGTGGCCTGGCACGGCCTCTCGCTGCCCATCTCTCAGCCCTGGCACCTCAGCCTCATGTTCCGCACGCGTCAGGCCAACGGTGTCCTGCTGCAGGCTGTCACCAGGGGGCGCAGCACCATCACCCTGCAG CTAAGGGAAGGCCACGTGGTGCTGAGTGTGGAGGGCACAGGGCTGCAGGCCTCGTCTCTCCGGCTGGAGCCAGGCCGGGCCAATGACGGCGACTGGCACCATGCACAGCTGGCACTAGGAGCCAGTGGGGGCCCCGGCCATGCCATCCTGTCCTTCGACTATGGGCAGCAGCGGGCAGAGGGCAACCTCGGGCCCCGGCTGCATGGGCTGCACCTGAGCAACATTACCGTCGGGGGAGTGCCGGGGCCGGCCGGTGGTGTGACCCGCGGCTTCCGGGGCTGTCTGCAG GGCGTGAGGGTAAGCGAGACGCCCGAGGGGGTTAGCGGTCTGGACCCTAGCCGCGGGGAGAGCATCAATGTGGAGCCAGGCTGCAGCCTGCCAGACCCTTGTGACTCGAACCCGTGTCCTGCCAACAGCTACTGCAGTGATGACTGGGACAGCTATTCCTGCAGCTGTGATCCAG GTTACTATGGTGACAACTGTACTAATGTGTGTGACCTGAACCCATGTGAGCATCAGTCTGTGTGTATCCGAAAGCCCAGCGCCCCCCATGGCTATACCTGCGAGTGTCCCCAAAATTACCTTGGGCCATATTGTGAGACCAG GATTGACCAACCTTGCCCCCGAGGCTGGTGGGGACACCCCACGTGTGGCCCATGCAACTGTGACGTCAGCAAAGGCTTCGACCCAGACTGCAACAAGACAAGCGGCGAGTGCCACTGCAAG GAGAACCACTATCGGCCCCCGGGCAGCCCCACCTGCCTCCTCTGCGACTGCTACCCCACGGGCTCTTTGTCCCGCGTCTGTGACCCTGAGGATGGCCAGTGTCCATGCAAGCCAGGCGTCATTGGGCGCCAGTGTGACCGCTGTGACAACCCCTTTGCTGAGGTCACCACCAATGGCTGTGAAG TGAATTATGACAGCTGTCCACGGGCCATCGAGGCTGGGATCTGGTGGCCCCGTACCCGCTTTgggctgcctgctgctgccccctgccccaaaGGCTCCTTTG GGACCGCCGTGCGCcactgtgatgagcacaggggaTGGCTCCCCCCAAGCCTTTTCAACTGCACGTCGGTCACCTTCTCAGAGCTGAAGGGCTTT GCTGAGCGGCTGCAGCGGAACGAATCGGGCCTGGACTCTGGGCGCTCCCAGCGACTGGCCCTGCTTCTGCGCAATGCCACGCAGCACACAGCAGGCTACTTTGGCAGCGACGTCAAGGTGGCCTACCAGCTGGCCACACGGCTGCTGGCGCACGAGAGCGCCCAGCGGGGCTTTGGGCTGTCTGCCACACAAGATGTGCACTTCACCGAG AACCTGCTGCGGGTGGGCAGCGCCCTCCTAGACGCAGCCAACAAGCGGCACTGGGAGCTGATCCAGCAGACGGAGGGTGGAACGGCCTGGCTGCTCCAGCACTACGAGGCCTACGCCAGCGCGCTGGCCCAGAACATGCGGCACACCTACCTGAACCCCTTCACCATCATCACGCCCAACATTG TCATCTCTGTGGTTCGCTTGGACAAGGGGAACTTTGCTGGGGCCAAGCTGCCCCGCTATGAGGCGCTGCGTGGGGAACGGCCCCCAGACCTTGAGACAACGGTCATTCTGCCTGATTCTGTCTTTCGAG AAACACCAACCATGGTCCGGCCTGCGGGCCCTGGAGAGGCCCAGGAGCCTGAGGAGCTGGCCCGGCGTCAGCGGCGGCACCCGGAACTGAGCCAGGGTGAGGCCGTGGCCAGTGTCATTATCTATCGCACCCTGGCTGGGCTGCTGCCCCATAACTACGACCCAGACAAGCGCAGCCTGAG AGTCCCCAAACGGCCGGTCATCAACACGCCTGTGGTGAGTATCAGCGTCCATGATGACGAGGAGCTGCTGCCCCGAGCCCTGGACAAGCCGGTCACTGTGCAGTTCAGGCTGCTGGAGACAGAAGAACGCACCAAGCCCATCTGTGTCTTCTGGAACCATTCCATCCT GGTCAGCGGCACTGGTGGCTGGTCAGCCCGAGGCTGTGAGGTCGTCTTCCGCAACGAGAGCCATGTCAGCTGCCAGTGCAACCACATGACAAGCTTCGCCGTGCTCATGGATGTGTCCCGGCGGGAG AATGGGGAGATCTTGCCACTGAAGACACTGACCTACGTGGCCTTAGGGGTCACCTTGGCTGCCCTGCTGCtcgccttcctcttcctcacagTCCTGCGTGCCCTCCGCTCCAACCAGCATGGCATCCGACGGAACCTGACTGCTGCCCTGGGCCTGGCGCAGCTGGTCTTCCTCCTAGGAATCAACCAGGCTGACCTCCCT TTTGCTTGCACAGTCATTGCCATCCTGCTGCACTTCCTGTACCTCTGCACCTTCTCCTGGGCCTTGCTGGAGGCTCTGCACCTGTACCGGGCGCTCACCGAGGTGCGCGACGTCAATGCTGGCCCTATGCGCTTCTACTACATGCTGGGCTGGGGCGTGCCCGCCTTCATCACAG GTCTAGCTGTGGGCCTGGACCCTGAGGGCTATGGGAACCCGGACTTCTGTTGGCTGTCCATCTACGACACGCTCATCTGGAGTTTTGCTGGTCCTGTGGCCTTCGCAGTCTCA ATGAGTGTCTTTCTGTACATCTTGGCGGCCCGAGCCTCCTGTGCTGCCCAGCGGCAGGGCTTCGAGAAGAAAGGCCCCGT CTCAGGCCTGCGGCCCTCCTTTGCCGTCCTCCTGCTGCTGAGCGCCACATGGCTGCTGGCATTGCTGTCTGTCAACAGTGACACCCTTCTCTTCCACTACCTCTTTGCTGCCTGCAATTGCGTCCAG GGCCCCTTCATCCTCCTCTCCTACGTGGTGCTTAGCAAGGAGGTCCGGAAAGCACTCAAGTTTGCCTGCAGCCGCAAGGCCAGCCCTGACCCTGCCCTGACCACCAAGTCCACCCTGACCTCG TCCTACAACTGCCCCAGCCCCTATGCGGATGGGCGGCTGTACCAGCCCTATGGAGACTCAGCCGGCTCTCTGCACAGTGCCAGCCGCTCGGGCAAGAGTCAGCCCAGCTACATCCCCTTTTTGCTGAG GGAAGAGTCCACACTTAACCCCGGCCAAGGGCCCCCCGGCCTGGGGGACCCAGGCAGCCTATTCCTGGAAGGTCAAGATCAGCAGCATG ACCCTGACACAGACTCTGACAGTGACCTATCCCTGGAAGATGACCAGAGTGGTTCCTATGCCTCTACTCACTCGTCAGACagcgaggaggaggaagaagaggaggaggaaggggccgTCTTCCCCGGAGAGCCGGGCTGGGACAGCCTGCTGGGGCCTGGCGCCGAGAGACTGCCCTTGCACAGTACCCCTAAGG ATGGGGGCCCAGGGCCCGGGAAGGCCCCTTGGCCAGGAGACTTTGGGACCACAGCAAAGGAGAGTAGTGGCAATGGGGCCTCTGAGGAGCGCCCGTGGGAGAATGGAGATGTCCTGCCTCGGGAGGGGTCCCTTGGCCCCCTTCCAGGCCCCTCTGCCCAACCTCACAAAG GCATCCTCAAGAAGAAGTGTCTGCCCACCATCAGTGAGAAGAGCAGCCTTTTACGGCTACCCCTGGAGCAAGGCACAGGGTCTTCTAGGGGCTCCTCAGCCAGCGAGGGCAGCCGGGGcgggccccctccccgccctcctccccggCAGAGTCTCCAGGAGCAGCTGAACGGGGTCATGCCCATCGCCATGAGTATCAAGGCAGGCACAGTGGATGAGGACTCGTCGGGCTCCGA atttctcttctttaacttcctgcATTAA